The window CATGCGCCAGAACCCTCAGTGCGACCATTCGGAACTGGTCCTTGGTGAGGGTGATCGAGCTGTTGTCGAAGCGCGTCCAGTCGATGGTCCAGTCGTCCGGCATGGAGTCGAGCGCAGCGAAAGTCCCGGTCATGTTGAGCGCGGCTTTCGCGTCGGCGTCGAACCGTCCGAGGCCCGGCAGATGGACGCCCGCCACGATGTAGGCCTCTCGAGCGGCCTTGATTTCGCGCCACTTGTCCCCCCGGTGCATCTCGGTCGTGCGCTGGCTGACCCACTCGTGCGTCGGCCAGTCCCACACGTGATACGGGGTGATCTGGATGCCCATGGGGACGAAGGTCGAGCGAGAGGCATCCCACCAGTGCTCCGGAGGCGCGGCCTGGGGAATGACGTTGCCCGGCAGCGCGGAGAGGTCGTTGGTCGTCCCGGTCGACAGCACTTGCCCGTGGTCGCCGATGATGCTGTAGGGGTAGATTTCCATGGTCAGCGCTTGAAGATGAACGCCATCAGGCTGACGGGCGTGTTGAAGGCATAGACCTCATAGTTCACGCCCGCGGTCAGTTGGTGCGTGCCGGCCCCGAGCACGAGTTGGGAGAACAGGGCGCCGCCTTTGTTGAACAACCAACCGATGGGCGGGCCACCACCGCTCCAGAGGTCCACGAGCTGCCGATCCGAGATAGGGCTGTTGGTCACGGTCAGCGTCCGCGCCGCGTTGTTGATGTCGCCCACCGCGCCGTAGGCCACGGCGTTGGACACGCCGAAGGCCCCGAACAAGGCGATGTTCCACACCTCGCCAGCGGGGATGCTGAAAATGATGTCGGCGCGGTTGTTGCCGCTGGCCGCAAGCGCGAACGTCACGGCGCCCTGCACGATGTGCTGGCTGTTGACGATGTTGGCGCGCTGGAACGACAGCACACCCTCTTCAACCTGCATCCCGGGGAGGTAGAAATTGCCCCGCTCGGTGATCTGCACGTAGCGCCCGGCGTTGGCGTTGCCGAGCAGCAGGCCCGGTGGCCCGAGGTAGAAGCCGCCGCCG is drawn from Variovorax sp. PBS-H4 and contains these coding sequences:
- a CDS encoding DUF4376 domain-containing protein, encoding MEIYPYSIIGDHGQVLSTGTTNDLSALPGNVIPQAAPPEHWWDASRSTFVPMGIQITPYHVWDWPTHEWVSQRTTEMHRGDKWREIKAAREAYIVAGVHLPGLGRFDADAKAALNMTGTFAALDSMPDDWTIDWTRFDNSSITLTKDQFRMVALRVLAHANFAHAIGRRLRDRIESSTGAALEAVAWGP